The Geobacter metallireducens GS-15 region TTGGCTCACGCACTTCGGGACCAGTCGACTCCCGTGGTGTGACGGGCGGTGTGTACAAGGCCCGGGAACGTATTCACCGCGGCATGCTGATCCGCGATTACTAGCGATTCCGACTTCATGGAGTCGAGTTGCAGACTCCAATCCGAACTGAGACCGGCTTTTTGAGATTGGCTCCACCTCGCGGCATCGCAACTCTTTGTACCGGCCATTGTAGCACGTGTGTAGCCCTGGACATAAGGGCCATGAGGACTTGACGTCATCCCCACCTTCCTCCGGTTTGACACCGGCAGTTTCTTCAGAGTGCCCAACTTAATGATGGCAACTGAAGATAAGGGTTGCGCTCGTTGCGGGACTTAACCCAACATCTCACGACACGAGCTGACGACAGCCATGCAGCACCTGTCTCGCGGCTCCCCGAAGGGCACCCCCTACTTTCATAGAGGTTCCGCGGATGTCAAGCCCAGGTAAGGTTCTGCGCGTTGCGTCGAATTAAACCACATGCTCCACCGCTTGTGCGGGCCCCCGTCAATTCCTTTGAGTTTTAGCCTTGCGGCCGTACTTCCCAGGCGGAGTACTTAATGCGTTAGCTGCGGCACTGCAGGGGTCAATACCCGCAACACCTAGTACTCATCGTTTACGGCGTGGACTACCAGGGTATCTAATCCTGTTTGCTCCCCACGCTTTCGCGTCTCAGCGTCAGTATCGGTCCAGGTAGCCGCCTTCGCCACCGGTGTTCCTCCTAATATCTACGGATTTCACTCCTACACTAGGAATTCCACTACCCTCTCCCGTACTCAAGTCTCCCAGTTTCCAATGCACTTCCCAGGTTGAGCCCGGGGCTTTCACATCAGACTTAAGAAACCGCCTACACGCGCTTTACGCCCAATAATTCCGAACAACGCTTGCACCCTCCGTATTACCGCGGCTGCTGGCACGGAGTTAGCCGGTGCTTCCTTCGGAGGTACCGTCAAGACCAAGGGGTATTAACCCTCAATCACTTCTTCCCTCCCGACAGAGCTTTACGACCCGAGGGCCTTCATCACTCACGCGGCGTTGCTGCGTCAGGCTTTCGCCCATTGCGCAAAATTCCCCACTGCTGCCTCCCGTAGGAGTCTGGACCGTGTCTCAGTTCCAGTGTGGCTGATCATCCTCTCAGACCAGCTAACCATCGTAGCCTTGGTGGGCCATTACCCCACCAACTAGCTAATGGTACGCGGACTCATCCAGTGACAAAAGGCCCGAAGGTCCCCCCCTTTTCCCGCAGAATCCAAGGACTCCGTGGGCTTATCCGGTATTAGCACCCCTTTCGAGATGTTATCCCAGATCACTGGGCAGATTATCCACGCGTTACTCACCCGTGCGCCACTTTCCGGGGACCGAAGCCCCCTTCACGTTCGACTTGCATGTGTTAGGCACGCCGCCAGCGTTCGTTCTGAGCCAGGATCAAACTCTCCAGTTTGAACTGACTATTCGTTGAATCTTGTGATTCTCAAAGTTTGTAGAACCCGCTTTACGTGTTTCTCTGCTATTTAGTTTTCAAAGACCAAGCTGCCGTTTCGTCCGTGGCAGACTTTGCAATCTACACAATCTCTTTCCTGCTGTCAACCACTTTTTTTCAACGAAGCGTTTTTTCTTCTCAATCAATCCCGCCCCGTCAAAAGGAAACGCGTTTATACCACCCCCACCCCTTACGGTCAAGATATATTTTTGTTAGTTTTTACTTAAATCCCCACTCTATCAAATAACAGGAGATTCTCTTCTCACTATCGGTTTTGCGACCGCAGCCACCGTCAGGATCCACTACTGATTCTTAAGGCTTCCGAATATACCAAGCTCCGGGCGAGCCCCAAATCGACACTCGCTCGCTTCACAGCATCTTTAAGCGACAACCCCTCTACAAAGAGATAACGCCGGAGGACTTCATCCAGGGATTCCGCACTTGCGCCTTCTTGTGTCGAATCCTCGGCAGGCGTAACCAGAATAACAACTTCGCCTTTTATTTGCCGATCAGCAAACTGGGCAATCACGGCAGACGTATCTCCTCGAACAAATTCTTCGTAAACCTTAGTCAACTCCCGGGCGACAACAATCTTGCGCTCACCCCACAGATCGCGCATATCCCTCAGCGTCGTCATGAGCCGGTTTGGTGCTTCATAAAATATGAGCACGCGGGGCTCATCCTTAAGCGAGGAAAGCTGTTGGTGCCGTTTTCCCTGCCTGCTCGGCAGAAATCCTATGAACGTAAAGGAGTCTGTCGGAAGCCCTGCTGCCGACAGAGCTGCGACAGCGGCAGACGCTCCGGGAATGGGTACGACAACGATGCCTTCGGCGATGGAGTCGCGCACGAGCTGATAGCCAGGATCAGCGACACAGGGGGTGCCGGCATCGGACACAAGGGCAACCGAGGCGCCATCGCGCAGTCGGGCTAGGATAACATCCCCCTTGAGGTGCTTGTTGTGATCGAAATATGAGGTAAGCGGCTTACTGATGCCGAAGTGGGTAAGAAGTTTGCGGGTGTGCCGTGTATCCTCGGCGGCAATGAGATCAACCTCTTTCAGAATGCGCACAGCCCGAAAGGTGATGTCCTCGAGATTTCCAATAGGGGTAGCGACAATATAGAGGGTGCCCGGAGTTTTCATTTACCCCAGTCGCGGGAATAGCGGAAGTCCCGATCAATGGTCCGGTTGGATACCTTGGCGATGATGGGGAGGCGTCGTTTGAAGTGGGAGTTCTGTATCCTGGCCGAAACGGTGGCAATGAAATCAGCGGCAAAGCCGTTCTTCTCCAGTTCTTCGCGGGACATCCGCTGATCAACCATGGAATAGAGGAGCTTATCAACCTCACGATAGGTGAATCCCAGTTCTTGCTCGTCGGTTTGGCCGGCCCACAAATCAGCGGAAGGCTGTTTTTCAATGATGTCGCGGGGAACTCCCATCTCTTCGGAAAGCTGCCAGACCTGCGTTTTGTAAATGTCACCGATGGGATTCAGGGCGCTGGCCATGTCTCCATACAGGGTCCCATAGCCAAGCAAGAGCTCCGTCTTGTTGCTTGTTCCGAGGACAAGGGCAGGAAGTGCCGCCGAGTGGTCGTAGAGAATTGTCATCCGTTCGCGGGCCATCTTGTTTCCGCGACGCATGCTATCGGCATCGGGGAAGCGTGAAAAATAGGCATCTATCATCGGCGTAATGTCGATTACCTGATAGTGAATGCCGAGATGCTCCGCGGCGAGCCTTGCGTGGGCCTCGCTTTCAGGATTACTGGTTCTATACGGCATGATGCAGGCATGAATATTTTCAGGGCCGAGGGCCTCGGCAGCGAGATACGCAACGAGAGCGGAGTCGATCCCTCCAGAGAGGCCGAGAACCGCCTTGCGAATTCCAACCTTGGTGACTTCCTCACGGATAAAACCGACCAGTATCCGACGCAACAGCTTGACATTAACGTCAGCCATCAACAGTCCCTCCCCTTCTCAATACGCCGCAACTCCTTCATGGTAATAGAGAGGCTCTCGTCGCGCATCATTGGGGAAAAAATGCGCTCACGCCGCAACTCTCCTCCATCGACACGGGTGACAAGCAGATCTTCGTCGAACAACCGGGCACGGGAAACAACACTGCCGGAGGGAGCAATCACTTCGGATCCCCCCCAGAAGTTGACGCCGTCTTCGTAGCCGACCCTGTTGCAATAAAACACGCGGCTGTTGAGAAACATTGCCGTCGTGGAGGTGAGTTTCTGCCAGGCAGCGGTTGAACCCAGGCTTTCGTCCTCGCTAATCCCCCGACCCGGGCTGCTGGAAAGACATACAAGGGTTGTAGCCCCATCCATGGCAAGGATATAGGGAGCGGAGAGATGCCACATGTCTTCGCAGATGAGCATCCCCATCCGACCGAAACGGGTATCGAAGGCGCGGAACCGTTCACCGCGGGCAAGATAACGCTGCTCGTCAAAGAGGCCATAGGTGGGGAGGTAGACCTTGCGATGGATGTGTCGGATTTCGCCGCCATCCACATAGATCGCGGAATTGAAGAAGCGATAATCGTCGGAGACCTCCACAAAGCCGACAACGATCGCGACATGACGGGAAAGTTCGCGGATACGGGCGATCTCCGGGGCATCGAGGCGCAACGCCACATCCGGCACCAGATCCCTGAGAAAATAGCCGGTTAGAGCAAGCTCAGGAAACACGATCAGGTCAGCCTTATCAGCGACAGCACGCTCAATGGCGGACTCGACAAGGGTGCAGTTTTCAGTAAGACAGCCGAGCTTCGGCTTTATCTGCGCCAGTGCGACAATGAAATCCACGGTATAAGCCCCCGATTTTTCGGTCAAAGGTAGCATAGCAAACTGCCGTTTTCAACGGTATTTCCGGGCTAATACGCCAATTCGAAGGCATTGGGAATATGCTCGATTTGTGGCATCTGACCCGAGAACGTAATCGATATGACGTCGAA contains the following coding sequences:
- a CDS encoding NAD+ synthase: MADVNVKLLRRILVGFIREEVTKVGIRKAVLGLSGGIDSALVAYLAAEALGPENIHACIMPYRTSNPESEAHARLAAEHLGIHYQVIDITPMIDAYFSRFPDADSMRRGNKMARERMTILYDHSAALPALVLGTSNKTELLLGYGTLYGDMASALNPIGDIYKTQVWQLSEEMGVPRDIIEKQPSADLWAGQTDEQELGFTYREVDKLLYSMVDQRMSREELEKNGFAADFIATVSARIQNSHFKRRLPIIAKVSNRTIDRDFRYSRDWGK
- the rsmI gene encoding 16S rRNA (cytidine(1402)-2'-O)-methyltransferase, with the translated sequence MKTPGTLYIVATPIGNLEDITFRAVRILKEVDLIAAEDTRHTRKLLTHFGISKPLTSYFDHNKHLKGDVILARLRDGASVALVSDAGTPCVADPGYQLVRDSIAEGIVVVPIPGASAAVAALSAAGLPTDSFTFIGFLPSRQGKRHQQLSSLKDEPRVLIFYEAPNRLMTTLRDMRDLWGERKIVVARELTKVYEEFVRGDTSAVIAQFADRQIKGEVVILVTPAEDSTQEGASAESLDEVLRRYLFVEGLSLKDAVKRASVDLGLARSLVYSEALRISSGS
- a CDS encoding nitrilase-related carbon-nitrogen hydrolase; the encoded protein is MDFIVALAQIKPKLGCLTENCTLVESAIERAVADKADLIVFPELALTGYFLRDLVPDVALRLDAPEIARIRELSRHVAIVVGFVEVSDDYRFFNSAIYVDGGEIRHIHRKVYLPTYGLFDEQRYLARGERFRAFDTRFGRMGMLICEDMWHLSAPYILAMDGATTLVCLSSSPGRGISEDESLGSTAAWQKLTSTTAMFLNSRVFYCNRVGYEDGVNFWGGSEVIAPSGSVVSRARLFDEDLLVTRVDGGELRRERIFSPMMRDESLSITMKELRRIEKGRDC